From the Perognathus longimembris pacificus isolate PPM17 chromosome 9, ASM2315922v1, whole genome shotgun sequence genome, one window contains:
- the Mpc1 gene encoding mitochondrial pyruvate carrier 1 encodes MKKSPDIISGRMTFALCCYSLTFMRFAYKVQPRNWLLFACHATNEVAQLIQGGRLIKYQMGQQTPK; translated from the exons ATGAAGAAGTCTCCAGACATCATCAGCGGGCGCATGACGTTTG CGCTCTGTTGTTATTCTCTGACGTTCATGAGATTTGCCTACAAGGTCCAGCCTCGAAACTGGCTTCTGTTTGCGTGCCACGCCACAAATGAGGTCGCCCAGCTCATTCAGGGAGGACGGCTCATCAAATACCA GATGGGTCAGCAGACCCCTAAATAG